The following proteins come from a genomic window of Limnohabitans sp. 103DPR2:
- the serB gene encoding phosphoserine phosphatase SerB, with the protein MSNTPSLQGMTLKGFTPPLQLSHFKLIAFDMDSTLINIECVDEIADAAGRKAEVAAITEAAMRGEITDYKDSLRKRVALLKGVTVAHMEEVLNNRLQLNPGAEKLVKACQAAGMKVLLVSGGFTFFTDHVRDRLGINWTRSNVLEVVNGELTGRMVDQDWGDICDGEEKRKMLLQTCAQMGIAPSQAIAMGDGANDLPMMGVAGLSVAYHAKPKVREQAMVAIEEGGLDRLLEVFEKAA; encoded by the coding sequence ATGAGCAACACCCCATCACTTCAGGGCATGACTCTGAAGGGCTTCACACCGCCCTTGCAACTGAGCCATTTCAAATTGATTGCCTTTGACATGGACTCCACCCTCATCAACATTGAATGTGTGGACGAGATTGCCGATGCCGCAGGGCGCAAAGCAGAAGTGGCGGCCATCACCGAAGCCGCCATGCGCGGCGAAATTACCGATTACAAAGACAGTTTGCGCAAGCGGGTGGCCTTGCTCAAAGGCGTGACCGTGGCGCACATGGAAGAGGTTTTGAACAACCGACTGCAATTGAACCCTGGTGCAGAAAAACTGGTGAAGGCTTGCCAAGCTGCAGGCATGAAAGTGCTGTTGGTTTCAGGGGGCTTTACGTTCTTCACTGACCATGTGCGTGACCGACTTGGCATCAACTGGACACGGTCCAATGTGTTGGAAGTGGTGAATGGCGAGTTGACCGGCCGCATGGTGGACCAAGACTGGGGCGACATTTGCGACGGCGAAGAAAAGCGCAAGATGTTGTTGCAAACCTGTGCGCAAATGGGCATTGCGCCTTCTCAAGCCATTGCCATGGGCGATGGTGCCAACGACTTGCCCATGATGGGTGTGGCGGGCTTGTCGGTGGCCTATCACGCCAAGCCCAAGGTGCGTGAGCAAGCCATGGTGGCCATTGAAGAAGGCGGCTTGGACCGTTTGCTGGAAGTGTTTGAAAAAGCTGCGTAA
- a CDS encoding alkaline phosphatase D family protein → MNSYSRRDWLRWSVAAAAPLTYAVSSAQAPLKHNPFSLGVASGSPNHHSVVLWTRLMPEGGSGTLPLALGDVSVTWEVADDEHFKLNRRTGQVMALAALAHSVHLELEGLQSDRWYFYRFQFGNAQSAIGRTRTLPHPEAMVPKLRVAYASCQRWEHGYFSAYEHMAQENLDMVLFLGDYIYEYAAAANPVRLPTGGWVTSLSDYRNRYALHKSEKSLQAMHAQCPWLVTWDDHEVSNDYAGLVRGFSGNITIDFEAQRAQAYQAFYEHMPLRASALTRSLEGLARGAEMRIYGQVAYGKLANIYLLDDRQYRDRQVCNKGLGFGSGWVDPAQCEEWLNPQRTLLGSSQEQWLHQSFANARSDQRVWNVLAQQTLFGRRDYRQGAGQYLWNDGWDGYAAARLRMTQSMQNNALKNPVLIGGDVHENWVGHVMADANKDDSAKLGVEFCGAGITARSAGNAKLAERLAENPHFIFADSERKGYGVVEFTPKQIQTELRVVDDVRQPQTKIETLAKFEVEAGVPQVHRKA, encoded by the coding sequence TTGAATTCATATTCAAGGCGAGACTGGCTCAGGTGGTCGGTTGCCGCTGCTGCGCCACTCACCTATGCAGTGTCCTCTGCGCAGGCACCTCTCAAGCACAATCCATTCAGTTTAGGTGTGGCCAGCGGTTCCCCCAATCACCACTCGGTGGTGTTGTGGACACGCCTCATGCCCGAAGGCGGCAGCGGCACATTGCCTTTGGCGTTGGGGGATGTTTCGGTCACTTGGGAAGTGGCCGATGACGAACACTTCAAACTCAACCGCCGCACAGGGCAGGTGATGGCCTTGGCAGCATTGGCCCACTCGGTTCATCTAGAGTTAGAAGGCTTGCAGAGCGATCGTTGGTATTTCTACCGCTTTCAATTTGGCAATGCACAAAGCGCCATCGGACGCACCCGAACCTTGCCACACCCCGAAGCCATGGTGCCAAAACTCCGTGTGGCTTATGCGTCCTGCCAGCGTTGGGAGCACGGCTACTTCAGTGCTTACGAGCACATGGCCCAAGAAAACCTCGACATGGTCTTGTTCTTGGGTGACTATATCTACGAATACGCGGCAGCCGCCAATCCAGTGCGCTTGCCCACTGGCGGTTGGGTGACCAGTTTGTCGGATTACCGCAATCGGTATGCGCTGCACAAAAGTGAAAAGAGTTTGCAAGCCATGCACGCCCAATGCCCATGGCTTGTCACATGGGACGACCACGAAGTGTCCAACGACTACGCAGGTTTGGTGCGAGGTTTCAGTGGCAACATCACGATTGATTTTGAGGCGCAGCGTGCCCAAGCTTATCAAGCGTTTTACGAGCACATGCCGCTGCGTGCCAGTGCACTCACGCGCTCGCTTGAAGGTTTGGCGCGCGGGGCTGAAATGCGCATTTATGGTCAAGTGGCTTACGGCAAATTGGCCAACATTTATTTGCTCGACGATCGACAATACCGCGATCGGCAAGTCTGCAACAAAGGCTTGGGATTTGGCTCGGGTTGGGTCGATCCAGCCCAATGCGAAGAATGGCTCAACCCACAAAGAACCCTGCTGGGTTCCTCGCAAGAGCAGTGGCTCCATCAATCCTTTGCCAACGCGCGTAGCGATCAACGCGTATGGAATGTCCTTGCCCAACAGACGCTGTTTGGCCGGCGTGATTACAGGCAAGGCGCTGGACAGTATTTGTGGAACGATGGCTGGGATGGCTATGCAGCGGCCCGCCTACGCATGACGCAGTCCATGCAAAACAATGCTTTAAAGAATCCTGTTCTCATTGGCGGCGATGTGCACGAAAACTGGGTAGGTCATGTCATGGCTGATGCCAATAAGGACGACAGTGCCAAATTGGGGGTGGAGTTTTGTGGTGCTGGTATCACGGCGCGCTCTGCTGGCAACGCCAAATTGGCAGAGCGTTTGGCTGAAAATCCTCACTTCATTTTTGCCGACAGCGAGCGCAAAGGCTACGGTGTGGTGGAGTTCACGCCCAAGCAAATTCAAACCGAATTGCGCGTGGTCGACGATGTGCGTCAACCCCAAACTAAGATTGAAACCTTGGCCAAGTTTGAGGTAGAGGCGGGGGTGCCTCAGGTTCACCGCAAAGCTTAA